The Papilio machaon chromosome 15, ilPapMach1.1, whole genome shotgun sequence region TCCGTTCTGACCGCTTATTGCTTTGGATACAAGCAAAATGGTATTATTCTCAgcttaattgtatttttcgtATTACTCTACATAATTCTTTcttaacgatatgttttttagATGGTTTAATTACAGATTCTTCACCGTATTTACttaatgtttcaaaatataaattaaaaaacatcagATTAAACGACGATTATAGTATTAACTTACGACATAGCAACATACTAAAATTACAGCTAATAGACAATGCCGtgtcattttaaataacataccaagaagaaaaacaaaaaggctgtatttttgttagttaaaatgtttactataatgaccattttaaatgtcttaaTCTGCTTCCATGATTGAAACGTGATAATTTAAACGTTCTCTGCCTTTACAAGTAATTGCtcgattacatatttaatatttatcagaCAGATTGTAATCATTTTATCGTGTAAATCTCTTGTTATATATACTAGGACTAAGCAGGTGGGAGGGAATAAACGCAGCGTTTCCTGTACGGCGGCACATTAATGTAATGTACGCGCCGACACCGCACCGCAGCCGCGTGCCAAACGCAAATTATCCAGTATCCTGCGCACACCAACAAGATATGGAGATTTTTTGGAATtcgaacattattttttttttaaatatatccaAAAATGATATAGGCTTGTGCTAGGATATGGCTAACGACtggggttgccaggtcgccaaacctactagccggacagaccagccagtttggccggacatttgggtagaaaggccggacaccctgtattatttagaattttgtctcaatattaataggtacactctcgttttggaaatgtaaaaagttttcaccgtttattttggtcggacacgcaatcaaaaagcctacttatgtccggctttatccggacgcctcgCAACGCTACTCACAATAGTCAAATGTCCATAGACATTAAGcgtaaatttatacaataatataaattaatataaacaccGGCGATCAATTATAAATTCCGGTCGCTTGTGAGAAATAGATAACAAGGGAATAGGGAATACAATGATATAAGGATACCTAAAATTCGTTCGTTTACCTGCCCTTTACCACCTGATACCCTAAATTTagacttatattttataaaatctcaaCTATCTTTGCAAAGCCGAGatatgtcattatttttaatgtaagtaCGTCGTCCGGGTGTGCAAGAAGATTGGTCTCGCGATCATCAATTGTGGGGCCGCAGGTCTTCCTGCCAATCTGCCGCCGCTTCCTCCTCGCAGCTCGCACTGGCTCAACACCGCTGATTATCTACCGACCTATTCTACACGTGTACATTTATACAAGTACACGAAAGTAcatgtgataaaattaaatacaacatataatataatgtaagaGCAAATTGATTCGCTGGTATCCGAAACCAATATAATaggttataaaaaactatttataatctatccatttttataatctagGGGGGTGATCAACGGATCGcctattattaagttattaattccagattaagaaaacaatggttataaaaaaataacaagctcCACTGATACACTCTCCCAAAATGGTCAAGTTTAGGCTTCTGCCgaacaatttatttgtacataaacCTCAAAAACATAATCCTGTTATTTGGACATTcctttttttcagttttttattttcattataacaaCTACCTTTTGGGTTATAAGCAATAGGCGAGTCGCAAACGATTCTTTTCCTTTAATCAACTAACTCAATTACAGTAGACCTAGATACAGCTCGCCCTAGTATCGGAGAAGATAAACACACTGTGTAGAATGAAATAGACagatttatacattaaatttaaataaaagttaaacagttacttttttatttaacattatacttTTCAaaggaatttttcaaattaaataaactaaacaaattgCAAATTAAGTTCAGTCACTTTGGTTTGGTTTGGTTAAATACAGCTTTTTAAGAATCAAATTCAGACTTAGGTTTTGATATTATATCACCAATATAGGTAATGCTCTATAATGGTTACTATTAcgtagttattatttatctaaatttataatactttttccCCATAGttccaaaaaacaaaaatcgcaatgaaaatattgagGTTCTCGAAATAATCGTTTTTGTAACGTTGCGAAAAATCTGGAAGTACTTACCAAAAATGTACCTAATTACAGTGAAACCAAGCTTGCAATTCCAAAACCCTTCctgtttatgttttaaaaaaaaaatacttctaaAAGATAATCGTTAGTTTAGTTGTAACGTTGCTAGCGGTCACGAGATGGCGCTGAGTGTTGCCTCTACCACCACCACCAAAACAAACATCGCCCAAGATGAAGCTGTATATTATAATGCTAATggtcaattaaatttttaaaaaatgctcTTATATATgtcttatatatattgtatattatagaCATTAAATTCCTTgtgcaaaataattattttctatgagGTTATAAAGAATTTTCTGCGACCTTATTCCCGCCAGTTATGTTTTGCTTTATTAATGTTTCCTCTTCCAGGCATACCTTTTCTCGAGACGGGCTAGACTCACGCACAAAACCAAACCTATCCGGTTCTATCCCTTTATGCGTCAAAGAGATTACAATGAATGACCGAGTTATATATCCCAGTTCATACTCACGTTCAGACAGTTGCTGTCTGGCTTCTAGTGAAATATAACGCACTAACTATATTTCGaataaacgtaaaataaaaaatctaaactaCTTTGTTCATATAATTTCCCTGCAATTCATAAGAGTGCTCAACGCCTTGgcaaataaaatagcaattaTTAGTAATCACGTTTTTGCTAACAGTCTCTGTCGGAGCTCATAAAATGGTAGTAACGAGccgtaataaaatagtacttAGTTTTTTACTATCCATTTATCTTTCCAATTCATGtgagtattttatttcataactttcttttatttttaatgaactaaGAAACCTTGAACGTGGTGGTGGcgttaaaaattacatgtgCTGTATAATTAATTCCTTTTTTCAGGTAACGCTATAAAATGCTTTGATTGTAATAGTTCTAACAATTCTGCCTGTTTGGACATGCACCTTCATAAGATGCACGCCATCGTGCCTGTCGTCGACTGCGCTAAAGCACTCCCCAATGCTTTGAGCAGTCAATTCTTTTGCAGGAAAATGGTGCAAACAAGTAAGTACTTTTATCTCAATAAATATGTCTCAATAAATGTtatcatattaattattattaataataaattttacattttacattaataagtaTCCAGTTCTACGATGTATCTTCTTCCTTAACTATATCATGTATGGCCTAAATTCCttgaaatcaaaatattaatttcctaCCACACTAATCTCTTTAACAttcattaaaagtttaaaagctTTGTCTGTAATGGAGTAAATTTATGATTAAATGCGTGTTTCATAGTCTGGTTAGGATTTAATTAGTGGACATGGTACATCCTTAGTAAACCAACAATGTACGTATACAAGTTACTTTTTATGCGGCATATTGAATGGAATATACGCAGTCCAAAGTTAACAGTGCgtataaagttatattctGAGAAGGTCAAACGATAGAAGAACGATGTCAGTGCGATAGTAAAATGAGCCGTCATTATCAATTTTTCAATACTGTCATAATTTTAGTAGCATGATAAacagaaattattaacaaatataatacatttcaagaatatcaaatttataacCTCAAACGGTTGCTTtggtgaaatatatttttattgcataatgCAGGCCACTGACACGTAACAAAAACcagaataaaacaaacataatatgtatattgtttttatacaatttctgTGTTATATTACAGTTCTACATCCGGATCAGACACCCGATATCCGGGTAATTCGTAGTTGCGGCTGGGTGAAGCACAAGAGGGAATGCTACACGGCTGACAACAAAGACCACTTGGAGACAGTCTGTCAATGCTTCGGTGATATGTGCAACGCGGGAAATGTCCTTGAAAACGTCAAAATTACAGTTCTTTGGGCTTTATCAGCCATctttgtttatgtaaataattggAGGAGTAatctttaaagttatatatctGATATTAGGTAACTGTATaaggttatttattaactttaaatgtacGTTAAGTAGTTACTATATTAACTAAGTCTTGTAAGGGacttattttaacatatttattgacGTGTTTAAGTACTTTATGGTACGTTTCCataaattctttattatatctagtcaactttttaaaatattataaaaacatttacgtAACGATCAAAATAGATTCAATAAGTGTTCATTGAATATTGAACTTCATTGAATAATTCaagtaatattgatattacttaaaataaaaaaacatgtgaaTCAAAATGATTTCAGTGTTTATTATGACAAGAATTAAATTGCTCAAAACCATTTTATTAACGTCACTCATACTTGTTATTGttaggaaaaatattatttgttaaatttgcgataacaatttttttttaaatcgtttctCGCTCGTATGCCTTAAGCATTACTTACTACTGTTTTAAATCTAGTTATCACATTGTACTATTTGgttatgattttaataaatatattcaactaaaaactttttgatttGATAGCATGATGAAGGAACACtcgttataaattataatttgtccAGAATAAGTCCACTTATTGTCATCCTATTAACATAAACCGATGCTATATTGAATGTCAACTAAGTTTGTTGCAGTTTGACAGCCGCCGCCGGTCTCCGCTGTCGTTGCCCTTTTGAcataacagataataaaattgttatttaaataagatgtCTGTATTAAGGATAATATCTGTATTTTTACTATTGAATTGTGTTGATTTtggtaagttataaattaaattattacgacTTAATTATAGTCAGACCTGGTTAAGcgagaattatttataaacgaGACTGGAGAGACTCAGATtggagagaaa contains the following coding sequences:
- the LOC106718368 gene encoding uncharacterized protein LOC106718368; its protein translation is MVVTSRNKIVLSFLLSIYLSNSCNAIKCFDCNSSNNSACLDMHLHKMHAIVPVVDCAKALPNALSSQFFCRKMVQTILHPDQTPDIRVIRSCGWVKHKRECYTADNKDHLETVCQCFGDMCNAGNVLENVKITVLWALSAIFVYVNNWRSNL